A single region of the Mustela lutreola isolate mMusLut2 chromosome 2, mMusLut2.pri, whole genome shotgun sequence genome encodes:
- the LPAR2 gene encoding lysophosphatidic acid receptor 2 isoform X2 — MATMGRCYYNETIGFFYNNSGKELSSHWRPKDVVVVALGLTVSVLVLLTNLLVIAAIASNRRFHQPIYYLLGNLAAADLFAGVAYLFLMFHTGPRTARLSLEGWFVRQGLLDTSLTASVATLLAIAVERHRSVMAVQLHSRLPRGRVVLLIVGVWVAALGLGLLPAHSWHCLCALDRCSRMAPLLSRSYLAVWALSSLLVFLLMVAVYTRIFFYVRRRVQRMAEHVSCHPRYRETTLSLVKTVVIILGAFVVCWTPGQVVLLLDGLGCKSCNVLAVEKYFLLLAEANSLVNAVVYSCRDAEMRRTFRRLLCCLCLRRSPHESARYAPSTRTGASTRIMLPENGHPLMDSTL, encoded by the exons aTGGCCACCATGGGCCGGTGCTACTACAATGAGACCATCGGCTTTTTCTACAACAACAGTGGCAAGGAGCTCAGCTCCCACTGGCGGCCCAAAGATGTGGTTGTGGTGGCCCTGGGGCTGACCGTCAGCGTTCTGGTGCTCCTGACTAACTTGCTGGTGATCGCAGCTATCGCCTCCAACCGCCGCTTCCATCAGCCCATTTACTACCTGCTCGGCAACCTGGCCGCGGCCGACCTCTTTGCAGGCGTGGCTTACCTCTTCCTCATGTTTCACACGGGCCCTCGTACCGCCAGACTCTCGCTGGAGGGCTGGTTCGTGCGGCAGGGCCTGCTGGACACAAGCCTGACCGCCTCGGTGGCCACACTGTTAGCCATCGCCGTGGAGCGGCACCGCAGCGTGATGGCCGTGCAGCTGCATAGCCGCCTGCCCCGCGGCCGCGTTGTCCTGCTCATCGTGGGGGTGTGGGTGGCCGCGCTGGGCCTGGGGCTGCTGCCCGCCCACTCATGGCACTGCCTCTGCGCCCTGGACCGCTGCTCACGCATGGCCCCTCTGCTCAGCCGCTCCTACCTGGCTGTCTGGGCTCTGTCCAGCCTGCTTGTCTTCCTGCTCATGGTGGCTGTCTATACCCGCATTTTCTTCTACGTGAGGCGGAGGGTGCAGCGCATGGCGGAGCACGTCAGCTGCCACCCCCGCTACCGAGAGACCACACTCAGCCTAGTCAAGACCGTTGTCATTATCCTGG GAGCATTCGTGGTCTGCTGGACACCAGGCCAGGTGGTGCTGCTCCTGGACGGTCTGGGCTGCAAGTCCTGCAACGTTCTGGCCGTGGAGAAGTATTTCCTACTCTTGGCGGAGGCCAACTCACTGGTCAACGCTGTGGTGTACTCGTGCCGAGACGCTGAGATGCGTCGCACCTTCCGCCGCCTCCTCTGCTGTCTGTGCCTTCGCCGGTCGCCCCACGAGTCTGCCCGCTATGCTCCCTCCACCCGAACAGGGGCCAGCACACGCATCATGCTTCCAGAGAACGGCCACCCCCTGATGGACTCCACCCTGTAG
- the LPAR2 gene encoding lysophosphatidic acid receptor 2 isoform X3, with protein MATMGRCYYNETIGFFYNNSGKELSSHWRPKDVVVVALGLTVSVLVLLTNLLVIAAIASNRRFHQPIYYLLGNLAAADLFAGVAYLFLMFHTGPRTARLSLEGWFVRQGLLDTSLTASVATLLAIAVERHRSVMAVQLHSRLPRGRVVLLIVGVWVAALGLGLLPAHSWHCLCALDRCSRMAPLLSRSYLAVWALSSLLVFLLMVAVYTRIFFYVRRRVQRMAEHVSCHPRYRETTLSLVKTVVIILGKSSRQREQKVRALQDRASASKEERRPVWLERSRREGQHRLEGHRSIRGLLDTRPGGAAPGRSGLQVLQRSGRGEVFPTLGGGQLTGQRCGVLVPRR; from the exons aTGGCCACCATGGGCCGGTGCTACTACAATGAGACCATCGGCTTTTTCTACAACAACAGTGGCAAGGAGCTCAGCTCCCACTGGCGGCCCAAAGATGTGGTTGTGGTGGCCCTGGGGCTGACCGTCAGCGTTCTGGTGCTCCTGACTAACTTGCTGGTGATCGCAGCTATCGCCTCCAACCGCCGCTTCCATCAGCCCATTTACTACCTGCTCGGCAACCTGGCCGCGGCCGACCTCTTTGCAGGCGTGGCTTACCTCTTCCTCATGTTTCACACGGGCCCTCGTACCGCCAGACTCTCGCTGGAGGGCTGGTTCGTGCGGCAGGGCCTGCTGGACACAAGCCTGACCGCCTCGGTGGCCACACTGTTAGCCATCGCCGTGGAGCGGCACCGCAGCGTGATGGCCGTGCAGCTGCATAGCCGCCTGCCCCGCGGCCGCGTTGTCCTGCTCATCGTGGGGGTGTGGGTGGCCGCGCTGGGCCTGGGGCTGCTGCCCGCCCACTCATGGCACTGCCTCTGCGCCCTGGACCGCTGCTCACGCATGGCCCCTCTGCTCAGCCGCTCCTACCTGGCTGTCTGGGCTCTGTCCAGCCTGCTTGTCTTCCTGCTCATGGTGGCTGTCTATACCCGCATTTTCTTCTACGTGAGGCGGAGGGTGCAGCGCATGGCGGAGCACGTCAGCTGCCACCCCCGCTACCGAGAGACCACACTCAGCCTAGTCAAGACCGTTGTCATTATCCTGG ggaagagttccaggcagagggaacagaaggtCAGAGCCCTACAGGACCGGGCCAGTGCCTCCAAAGAGGAGAGGAGGCCCGTGTGgctggagagaagcaggagagaaggTCAGCACCGCCTCGAAGGGCACAG GAGCATTCGTGGTCTGCTGGACACCAGGCCAGGTGGTGCTGCTCCTGGACGGTCTGGGCTGCAAGTCCTGCAACGTTCTGGCCGTGGAGAAGTATTTCCTACTCTTGGCGGAGGCCAACTCACTGGTCAACGCTGTGGTGTACTCGTGCCGAGACGCTGA
- the LPAR2 gene encoding lysophosphatidic acid receptor 2 isoform X1 — protein MATMGRCYYNETIGFFYNNSGKELSSHWRPKDVVVVALGLTVSVLVLLTNLLVIAAIASNRRFHQPIYYLLGNLAAADLFAGVAYLFLMFHTGPRTARLSLEGWFVRQGLLDTSLTASVATLLAIAVERHRSVMAVQLHSRLPRGRVVLLIVGVWVAALGLGLLPAHSWHCLCALDRCSRMAPLLSRSYLAVWALSSLLVFLLMVAVYTRIFFYVRRRVQRMAEHVSCHPRYRETTLSLVKTVVIILGKSSRQREQKVRALQDRASASKEERRPVWLERSRREGAFVVCWTPGQVVLLLDGLGCKSCNVLAVEKYFLLLAEANSLVNAVVYSCRDAEMRRTFRRLLCCLCLRRSPHESARYAPSTRTGASTRIMLPENGHPLMDSTL, from the exons aTGGCCACCATGGGCCGGTGCTACTACAATGAGACCATCGGCTTTTTCTACAACAACAGTGGCAAGGAGCTCAGCTCCCACTGGCGGCCCAAAGATGTGGTTGTGGTGGCCCTGGGGCTGACCGTCAGCGTTCTGGTGCTCCTGACTAACTTGCTGGTGATCGCAGCTATCGCCTCCAACCGCCGCTTCCATCAGCCCATTTACTACCTGCTCGGCAACCTGGCCGCGGCCGACCTCTTTGCAGGCGTGGCTTACCTCTTCCTCATGTTTCACACGGGCCCTCGTACCGCCAGACTCTCGCTGGAGGGCTGGTTCGTGCGGCAGGGCCTGCTGGACACAAGCCTGACCGCCTCGGTGGCCACACTGTTAGCCATCGCCGTGGAGCGGCACCGCAGCGTGATGGCCGTGCAGCTGCATAGCCGCCTGCCCCGCGGCCGCGTTGTCCTGCTCATCGTGGGGGTGTGGGTGGCCGCGCTGGGCCTGGGGCTGCTGCCCGCCCACTCATGGCACTGCCTCTGCGCCCTGGACCGCTGCTCACGCATGGCCCCTCTGCTCAGCCGCTCCTACCTGGCTGTCTGGGCTCTGTCCAGCCTGCTTGTCTTCCTGCTCATGGTGGCTGTCTATACCCGCATTTTCTTCTACGTGAGGCGGAGGGTGCAGCGCATGGCGGAGCACGTCAGCTGCCACCCCCGCTACCGAGAGACCACACTCAGCCTAGTCAAGACCGTTGTCATTATCCTGG ggaagagttccaggcagagggaacagaaggtCAGAGCCCTACAGGACCGGGCCAGTGCCTCCAAAGAGGAGAGGAGGCCCGTGTGgctggagagaagcaggagagaag GAGCATTCGTGGTCTGCTGGACACCAGGCCAGGTGGTGCTGCTCCTGGACGGTCTGGGCTGCAAGTCCTGCAACGTTCTGGCCGTGGAGAAGTATTTCCTACTCTTGGCGGAGGCCAACTCACTGGTCAACGCTGTGGTGTACTCGTGCCGAGACGCTGAGATGCGTCGCACCTTCCGCCGCCTCCTCTGCTGTCTGTGCCTTCGCCGGTCGCCCCACGAGTCTGCCCGCTATGCTCCCTCCACCCGAACAGGGGCCAGCACACGCATCATGCTTCCAGAGAACGGCCACCCCCTGATGGACTCCACCCTGTAG